One window of Watersipora subatra chromosome 3, tzWatSuba1.1, whole genome shotgun sequence genomic DNA carries:
- the LOC137391001 gene encoding uncharacterized protein — protein sequence MPLLKLPSRGLTVITSAVFICFLFTAMFSRLQSRPRLMNTAMSASYVEVREINKNDSAEFRTTKITTAAAKEKDCKPDAISPTEMPSAIHKKQANGRDLHYPLMLYEGFKGFASAKEPRQILGAYEGVANIVSFIWCGKNRLFEFKHMLSVLSALKVQQPLKVNLFYWPGSKPQEDLYNSWLSELKETFFNFKVSKIPHDIQEPVTCADTNHRANTISSLIKSMPYGGIFMDENILLQHPVDQYRKKDTVFFRSDTTTALVIGRNITLSQIIRPMDTISCVSHDQIAGNPRAACLSMEIETLYPRDIMTKSGAFERITRKLFYGSEEVKEPRFSLSDPIPNIGHFYLLGENKISFFIYLSIYSMISVLQVDTVYLHGDYEPTGHFWEKLLKTEKIKFIFCPPMETIFSNTISSDDKFHGKDILSVYFLYLYGGVFIDWDAIFTKPLDDAVRGYEVVLGYDWFIPEESPTFPEVINPGVIAAKPYSVFISMWLEKYKEFGQKGGFYYTGLLVPYKLYERYPETVKLDKKFQVICWKKTCHPPWMEGYNRPAFHSEFNWQNVYSVHFTFPDPHEFYTINDLRNSSSMIAQMGQKVMGWT from the exons ATGCCGTTATTGAAACTGCCATCTCGTGGTTTGACGGTTATCACCAGTGCTGTCTTCATTTGCTTTCTATTCACCGCCATGTTTTCGAGATTGCAATCAAGGCCAAGGCTAATGAACACAGCCATGTCAGCAAGCTATGTGGAAGTCAGAGAAATTAACAAAAATGATTCAGCAGAGTTCAGAACAACAAAAATCACAACAGCGGCAGCTAAAGAAAAGGATTGCAAGCCAGATGCCATTTCACCGACTGAG ATGCCATCAGCAATACATAAGAAACAAGCCAATGGTAGAGATCTGCATTACCCCCTCATGCTCTATGAAGGTTTTAAAGGTTTTGCTAGTGCAAAAGAACCGAGGCAGATTCTTGGAGCTTATGAAGGGGTAGCCAACATTGTCTCTTTCATCTGGTGTGGCAAAAACCGACTGTTTGAGTTCAAACACATGCTCTCAGTCTTAAGCGCTCTCAAAGTTCAACAGCCCCTCAAGGTAAACTTATTTTATTGGCCCGGCAGCAAACCACAAGAGGACCTCTACAACAGTTGGTTGTCTGAACTGAAAGAAACTTTCTTTAACTTCAAAGTCTCAAAGATTCCGCATGACATCCAAGAACCGGTTACATGCGCTGACACCAATCACAGAGCCAACACCATATCTTCCTTGATCAAATCTATGCCTTACGGAGGAATATTTATGGATGAAAACATATTGCTCCAGCATCCCGTTGATCAGTATCGGAAAAAAGATACTGTTTTCTTTAGGTCTGATACCACTACGGCTTTGGTGATAGGAAGAAATATAACACTGAGTCAAATAATTAGACCAATGGATACAATTTCCTGTGTCAGTCATGATCAGATTGCTGGTAATCCTCGTGCAGCATGTCTTTCAATGGAGATCGAAACACTGTATCCACGTGATATCATGACAAAGAGTGGTGCATTTGAAAGGATTACCAGGAAACTGTTTTATGGCTCAGAAGAAGTAAAAGAACCACGTTTCAGTCTTTCCGATCCTATTCCAAATATTGGACATTTCTACTTGCTCggagaaaacaaaattagtttctttatttatttaagcATATATAGCATGATTTCAGTTCTTCAGGTAGACACAGTTTATTTGCATGGTGACTATGAGCCAACCGGCCATTTCTGGGAAAAGTTGctgaaaactgaaaaaataaagTTCATTTTTTGTCCACCAATGGAGACAATTTTCAGCAACACTATTTCATCAGATGACAAGTTTCATGGAAAAGACATCCTCAGTGTATACTTTCTTTACCTGTATGGAGGAGTCTTCATAGACTGGGATGCAATTTTTACTAAGCCATTAGATGATGCTGTAAGGGGTTACGAAGTTGTGCTCGGATATGATTGGTTCATACCCGAGGAATCACCAACATTTCCAGAAGTCATTAATCCTGGTGTGATAGCCGCAAAACCGTACTCAGTCTTCATATCCATGTGGTTAGAGAAATACAAGGAGTTTGGACAGAAAGGAGGCTTCTACTACACAGGCCTGTTAGTACCTTATAAACTCTACGAGCGCTACCCTGAAACTGTAAAACTCGACAAAAAATTCCAAGTGATCTGCTGGAAAAAAACATGTCATCCACCATGGATGGAAGGCTACAACCGACCAGCATTTCATTCCGAGTTTAACTGGCAAAATGTTTACTCAGTGCACTTTACTTTCCCCGATCCACATGAGTTTTACACTATTAATGATCTTCGCAACTCCTCTAGTATGATTGCACAAATGGGTCAGAAGGTTATGGGATGGACATGA